TGCTGAATATGGCGGTGGTGACCGACGGCGGACTGGTCGGACGCGTCACGGCGGTCGGGCCGTTGACATCACAGGTCGATCTGATCACCTACAACAAGACCGGCGTCGGCGGTATTATTGGTGAGGTTGGAACTTCAAGTGCTCTCGGTGTGGTTAGCGGTACGAGTAAAAAAGATCTGCTTGAAATGAAATTTGTTCCCGGCAGTGTCGAAGTGCAGGTCGGACAACCGGTTTTCACGACGGGTCAAGACGGGATCTTTCCGCCGGGGTTGAAGATCGGCGAAATAATCAGCGTCGTTACGGGGTCAGCCACGACGCCGCACCAGATCCAGATCCAACCGGCCGCCAAACTAAATTCAATGCAGGAAGTGGGAGTTTTGCTTTACGAAGCCCCGCAGAAACCGGAATTTGAGCAGAAATTGCCAAATGCCGTGAAGAAGAAATAGGACCGAACGATAGATGGAAGGCGTAAAACTCACGATCGCACTGATCATCGCTATATTGTTGCAGTGGACACTGCGCAATGTGGCCGAGCCGATGGCGTTTGTCAATTTTCCGCTTATCATAGTCGTTTACGCCGCACTTCAACGAAATTCGATCCGCGCGATCCTTTTTGGGACCATCTCCGGTATCACGGTTGACGCCCTAAGCGGTGGACTACTCGGCGCCAACGGATTTACCCAGACCATCGTGGCATTTGCCGTTTCCGAGATCGCCCGCAGGGTCTATTTGGACAACCTTATTTTGCGGATTCCCGTCATAGCCGGTGCGTGCTTACTGAATTCGTTTATCTACTATTGGCTACACCGACTGTTCGGCCAGACGCCGGCAGGAGACCCGATCGTGACGGGTGCTTACACGTTTATCGGCACTACTATTGCGGGCACTGTGATCTATCTTTTACTTGAGGCAATGTCGGGCGACAAGATCCGGCGGCGAAAGACGGATGTGTTCAAACAGCGGCGCCAGACGCGGCGGCGAAATCCGATCCGATTGAACAAATAGTACTTAAAGTTTCGAGGCTGTACAATGAAACTCAACGACCACGT
This is a stretch of genomic DNA from Chloracidobacterium sp.. It encodes these proteins:
- the mreC gene encoding rod shape-determining protein MreC, with the translated sequence MVERSQKEVWRLTPWLMIALLLLNFILMAFDAKEITTGQRVVRTWTQTAADFVQSPVTTVSSSISNYFISISSLRSAQSENDLLKQRVQELEVEVKQKSDLSSENERLKSLLQLKETSKYKVLTARIIGRDPSVWFDSSIINRGSLDGVMLNMAVVTDGGLVGRVTAVGPLTSQVDLITYNKTGVGGIIGEVGTSSALGVVSGTSKKDLLEMKFVPGSVEVQVGQPVFTTGQDGIFPPGLKIGEIISVVTGSATTPHQIQIQPAAKLNSMQEVGVLLYEAPQKPEFEQKLPNAVKKK
- the mreD gene encoding rod shape-determining protein MreD, with protein sequence MEGVKLTIALIIAILLQWTLRNVAEPMAFVNFPLIIVVYAALQRNSIRAILFGTISGITVDALSGGLLGANGFTQTIVAFAVSEIARRVYLDNLILRIPVIAGACLLNSFIYYWLHRLFGQTPAGDPIVTGAYTFIGTTIAGTVIYLLLEAMSGDKIRRRKTDVFKQRRQTRRRNPIRLNK